In Pangasianodon hypophthalmus isolate fPanHyp1 chromosome 5, fPanHyp1.pri, whole genome shotgun sequence, the DNA window TATTTCCTAAAATGACCATGACACAAAATATCTCAGAATGTTCTGCTCTGCAGTGGGAATAAGGCAGTATGCTCCCAGAAAAGTTCAGGAGAAGTATTCACAAAGATTTCTCTGTAAATAAATGCCAAAAATAAATGTCTACCATTTGTAATGGTActgcttctctgtctctgtctgactgttcttttcctttctcattGCCTTTATTCCAGTCTCCAGATAAGCACAGAGCACTGGAAGAAACAAAAAACTACACGACTCAGTCTCTGGCCAGTGTCGCCTACCTGATCAACACACTCGCTAATAATGTGCTGCAGATGCTGGATATCCAGGCGTCACAGCTACGCCGCATGGAGTCCTCCATCAACCACATCTCACAGGTAAGCTCAGAACTCAGAACAGGGAATGAACATTCACCTGTACATGCTGATCTATTCTAATTGGATAACTTTTTGGAAAACACACTGTCATTATGAGGTAGTGCTGCTACAGCAGTATCCAGAAATCATTCACGGCCTGGCAGAAAAACAATAGTCCTAAAACAGTGCTCAATAGCAGGGGACATCTGGGGTCAACTGGCTGTCCACGGTGCAGATGTGGACCCAGCAGAGTATTCCAGCAGACTGAACcatgtgattaaaaatattccAGATCAGCAAAAACTGTCCATACATAGTTCAGCAATCTAAACATGGACCAGCTTGGGTTCTGCAATAGATCCCTTGTTGTGGTTTaacaaatcacatacatttatttaaattatttagctgaaggcagatCATCTGACCAGAGACTAACTACATGGCTAGAGGCATTAATTCAGAAAggggagagttttcacagactttaatgaatttttcattttatttaccctctctgaTCTGTTTAGCGAAATGATGATAtggcttgtttttaaaaaaaaaaaaaaaaaaaaaaaaaaaaaaaaaaaaaaaaaaaaaaaaaagtcttataaTAAGTCAGTAAAaccagaatgtttaaagacaactGGGCAAAGAAGTGTGCTTTTATTCTCCCtacatcaaattcaaaatagatgcatctcatctgttcagagtccatggTCGCTAAtcaaaagtggtaatgtgaaGTGCCACTacgaaacaaaacagaaaacataacTGTTGTCACAACTGTTGTAAGGAATTTTGCGTAACTGGAACTACTTGAACAGCCCTGCTCTAGAGCATGACTTTATTAGGACATGTTTGCACTCTTTCAGTTGGCTGTTAAACTGTCACTTAATGCTGAAAATGATTGACTCCTGTGTGAGGAGCTTGAGGAGCTGGCAGCAGTGGCAAATTGCCTCAGctagcttttttatttaacagctgTCAACAGCATACTGTCTGATGGGATTATAAAGTGCCACACTGCTGCTTCTCTAACACATTAATCAGCTTTATCTTTTCATCATGCCTTTTCAACACAAGCTTTTCTTGTGCATAGGGCTTGTACATAGCCTTGCTGTTGAATAGTGTTATGTGTTAGTGCCTGTGTATGTATCCATAGATTTATGACATTACAAGAAATGCTTAAGACTTGTGTTGGGCACATTCACTGCCTCTGTCAGTCTGTTTCCGCACTGTATCTGACGTATGGTTTGCCACTATGAAAGTTTTGCCTCCATGAAAGCACTTCCAAACTAAAGGGATACCccttgtgtctgtttttgtcattgtttGTTATTCTGCAGACAGTGGATATACACAAGGAGAAGGTAGCAAGAAGGGAGATTGGCATCCTGACAACCAATAAAAACACCTCCCGCACCCACAAAATTATTGCTCCAGCCAATCCTGAGCGGCCGGTGCGTTACATACGGAAGCCTATCGACTACAATGTGCTGGATGATATTGGCCATGGAGTAAAGGTACGATCACATGATACAAAAATGAACAGTTTTCTTCCTTGATAGATAATGGTGgaaaattaattaaagcatGATATCGCTGTTCTCTCACTAACAGCGGTTGGTGTTTTGCTTATACTAACCAATGTTGTTGCATAACCAAGCGTCTAAACTGTCTCTGAACTGTCACTAACCTGTGCTTCTGTGCTTCTCCCTGGCTTCTTTTCTCTGCTTCATTCTTGATTTAAGTGGTTGCTTAGGTTCAAGGTAAGGGCTTTATGTGGTGTGTTGTGAGCAGGTCAGCTGAATTGGGGGAAGAATGATTTCTTAAAATTGACTCATGGAAGAACAATTGTAACAGCCAGGCTTTTTGATTTCTTCAGTGGTCTTTATCTTCATCAATTACATATCTCAAACcaaagtgacatttttgtttCCTTCTGTGTAACAATGGAGATCACAATGAATCAGACTCCAAGAAATCAGTCTTTACCATgaattatttgcttttttttttttcttgctcacCTTTGCTTAAAGTAAGTGTGAGCATGCATGTTGTATATTTCATGATTCATACACTGTGGTCCTTGTGTGCCTGTTGCCCATATGTTAAGCTGCCAAAGTGGCATAAGCTGCTTCCTGTCTTGGTGTGCCTAGATGATTATTTCCATGCCAACACTGTGCCAATGGGAACTTTCACACTGATTTTGGATTGATGTCAGGAAAGTGGAGTGGCaagaatatgtgtgtatgtgtgtgggaatGTCAGGGGTGGTTCTagagttgtttttttcatgGGGTGGGGGGGAAAGGGATACAAGGTGGACTTGTTGAGGTATTAACATAGTGGTTAGCATAGGGTTTACGCGTGCCGTGGCCTCATACAAATTTCAGAAAAAGGAATGGCAAAATTAACAAACAGTAAATATTTACCTCCGTGATTCTTGCTTGTGAAGCAGTATCAATGCATTATCAAACcaaaatatagcaatatatTAATCTATTCATGTGtactacattttaatttttcatttttcttcagaAAGCTAATTAAATTTTGAGACTTCTTGTTGGAGCCTTCTGCATATTCATTCATGCAAGAAGTGTAACTGGCCTGAATTATGGCCATTCTGActcacttgaattttttttgttctgtttctccTTTCCAAAGACTTTGGGCTTTTTCTCCTGTTGTGACCTAAATCTCAacactttgtgtgttttgttgaaTTTATTGTATccaaatgaaaagaaatctgTAGTCTTAGTGCCCCAGTGTACTCGTGTACAtaacatgaatattttaaaaatgagttaatcaaaaaaaaatgttcaatcttactgagaaaccactCAGTGGTGAGTCCTCGTCCCCTTCAGCTACCTCAAAGAGTGTTCTCAAAACCCCTCCTCTAGAACTGCCCCTGAGGTGCGCGCGTTTGTAAGTTTGTATGATCTATAGCTGCATTAGTATATCTGTGTatgtttaaagttgtttttattgttatcctgtaatttttttccctctcgtCTTTGTGTTTCAGGTTGGAAATCAGAGCATGAAGATTGGGGGTCTTCCTCGTACAACCCCTCCGACACAAAAACCTCCGAGCCCTCCAATGCCTGGAAAGGGAACTATAGGGTATGTGCTGTACTTCAAGGCCCTGCAATCCAGACATAGCACTCTTTATGCTTGTAATCATTggcattttctgtctttctcaatAGTCAAAGTCATAATATACTACCACTTTTTAGATATCATCAAAGAGCTTTCACCCACCATCTTGGGTCCGTTTCTCCAGATTCTGGCAAGAATGTATGAATTAATGGGGGTTTGGGGGGGTTTGCTCATTTCCATTTATGTTGCATGGAAGTGAGCTAAAGTGCATTGAGGGTCAGGAGAGAGCTGCAATAACTTTCATATTTCACTTACAGTTTACtatcattattttaatgcaattatcagcagttttcctttaaaatctTTAATCTTAACCttgcatttatattaaatatttgtagaTGTATTTACCCCAAATCCAGTGTATTCTGTTTTCACACTCATCTGTCTCATTCAAGGGAAAATTAACTATTACTTTGGTTCACAATCATGTAttgcatttccatttccaaagaaagaatttcattgtacagggaaacttggtttcctcactgtgcacatgacaataaacgctttgaatctttTAATCATCATTGCATTATGGGATGCTTGCCtgatttttatgttgtttttaaatgcaaagactttttttaaatcttgtgaAAGGAAAAAAGCTTAATGATGCAGTGGTTAATAGTACcagaacaaacaacaaacatctTGCAAGCTCTGGAAAGTGCCTTAGCaaaccattttatttcttttcccaAATTTATGTTTGTCCCAAATTTATGAATTGTCATTTCACCCTGCTCCTGACAGGAGACACTCCCCCTATAGGACCCTGGAACCAGTGCGTCCTCCTGTGGTTCCTAATGACTACGTCCCCAGCCCGACGCGCAACATGGCACCTGGGCAGCAACAGAGTCCTGTGCGCACTGCGTCACTGAACCAGAGGAACCGCACATATAGGTACCCGTGCAGTCTGCTTCATGCCTGTGTGCCAATCTAcccactctctccctctttttttttttttttttttttttttcccttttttcctttttcatctcTGTCACTGTCAAAACCATCCCTTTTCTGCTGGTTAACTTGTACAAGGCTTGTGTATTGTGGTTTCTCAGGTGGTAGACACATACTTAGAGTATGTATGTATCTACATACTTAGATACATGCATAAAACATACTTCAACCATTATGCTGTTTGCAAACAGTTTTACCTGTAGTATTCAAATGTGTAAACTCAATGTTCCCAGAACTGTACCACCAGATGTAATAAGCCACACTCCAGAATATAAACAGACTATCAGTGGTGAAGATCTCCTAATGCACTGCCAGGGGAAATTGACAGAGGAACTACTTAAGGGTTATAAGGGTGCTTGGATTCAGTAAAATGACTCATCTGTAACTGTCTTTTTTCTCCTAGTGGGAATTGTGAAATGAAAGACTTCTGCCTACTCCACTAGTCAGCTTCCTTCTTTTAAAGCATGAGACGTTTCCACTGTGTCTGAGTTTACGTAACTGTGCTCTGCCGGCTCGGTCTGTTAATATGCCATCTGCCGTGTCCACCCTCAAAGCACTCCAGAAAGATACAGCAGAGAATGCAGATAAAGGCACATTTGCATGTTTAATTACATTCACAGACTCACAATCAGGCAGTAGCGTGCACACATGTTTTCTGAGGAAGATATGTAACCTCTTTAGCACCTGTTGCACACATGCATCATTCCTCCCACTTGGCTTGGATGGTTGCTTCTTTACTCAGGTTGCTGAATCAGAAAAAGGGCAGTAGATGCAAGTTCTTTCCCCTCTTGCTgctttttttgcaaaatttgtTAGTTGCAAATGTCACAAAACATCTTGCGTGATGACCATGAAAAAAGGATCATATTTATGCATCACAATGTAAACAAACTACAGAAATTCTAAAGCATGATTCACAGTGCAACATTTATTCCCTGGACATATAAATGAATattcagaaggaaaaaaaaaaagaattttaggTCAGACATCAAAGCATAAAGCTTTGATTTGGATTTTATTGTCGCTCAAAATTAGAGCTCTAGCTGAAGCCTAACCCGGAATATGGAATCCAGGCTGTAAAAAGCTTTGTGTAAAGCAGGTGATTGAATAGCCATAGATTGTGTACTAAATCCTTGATGTACTACAAGCTGAGAAGGCAGGTATTTGTTCACTGCATCCTTCTCATCTGCTGTGCAATGCTTCAGGTTCATGTAGGCGTCACAGATTTGCACGACCCTCATACGGCATGTTCTGTCATTTTTGCTGTCTTGTGAGAGCTGTTTCTTTTCTTAGCAAGACAATATGCAGGTTAGCtagtctgtctgtgtatgtgaatTTATCTGGGCTTACTATGtaaaatagctttatttgttaTGCTGTTTTGTACTCTTTTGTGTTTTGAGCGCTGTCTGTAGACAGGGTGTGTATAAGCTCTTGTGTTGTCTGCAGTGGGAGCAGTGGAGGAAGCCATCCCAGCAGTCGCAGCAGCAGTCGAGAAAATAGTGGGAGTGGCAGTGTGGGAGTGCCGATTGCTGTGCCCACTCCCTCTCCCCCTAATGCATTTCCAGGTaaagtttaattttgtttatacGCCCCATCTTTTAAACAGCTTTCAGTTTATCTGCAGAATACATACCCTTGAAATTAAAGGTCTGTACAAGAAAAGACTCCAGTATTTGCTATATTTATGTGACAGGTTTGTGCATGTTAAGTTCTAGCATGCTTTTAATGTGTTTCTTCTGTGTTGTGAGTAACAGCATTTGGAGCAAGGAGAAAAATCCAgcataaagcatttttttaagcaGTCTTTTGCCTGATATGTGGCAATATAACACCTTCATAATATCCCTATAACTAAGACGTAAAGGCAGAGCATCCTTTGGTGTCCTCTCTTATTCTTATCTTTACTGTCCATCTTTTGTCTTTCCTCAACTCCAACGCTTCTGCAGCTGGTGCCACCAGCTGTTCTTCTACTTCACTTAACTCCACCCAGCCTTCTGCCGCCTGCTCTAAGTCTGCCCCCACCCAGTCCTTAACCAGCCTCAGTGCTCCTGCTGAGCTTTCCCCCATGTTTCCCCCTGCCGCTGAGGCTATAGCTGAACCGCCTTCTTCTTCTCAACCCTTTACTCCTGCTGCAGCTTCTGCCACCTCCtctgcctcctcctctgcctcttcctcatcttcctcctcttcctccactaCCCCTGCACCAGGTGAGTATGCCCCACCAAACCCCATTTTATGTCATTCTCCACCCCTGCCTGCTTGTGCCATGAGAAACCACTAACTTCTCTCAGACTGTGTTCTGATTCCATGGTCTTACACAGAAAATCAAATCAACATCAAATCTTTCCACTGTTCTTTTCAGCTACTTTTCTTTTTGCCATATGCTCTTCATGGGCCTATGtcctttttgttttcattagcACTGTGTTAAATACACCTAGCAATATCATGTTATGTAGTAATGAATTGGACTGTACTGCAGCTTTGTTAACAAGGCACTGAGAAAACCATCCACCAAATCAAATGTCTGCCCAGTCATCCCAGAGTGAAAGCAGTCCATTTAGCGCTGACCTCCAGTGTTTTGTCCCACGGAGTGCTAAGCTAGCTCCCTTTCATGGCCCTTCTAAGCACTGTTTACACTGGCATGTAAAACTGGTTTGTTTTGGGGTCACCACAgcatcaaattattatttttaggcTATAAAATGAAGGCTCCCAGACTCAAAGACCTGCTCAATTCTGTTTTGTCTTGTACTCTATATGCTTTCATGCTCATTACACAAGTTATCTGGTCCTAGTTAACACCTTGGTCCTAGCTTCATCTTGATGTTAATGCATGCATTTTTATGGACCTGTCCATGTTCTACTGGCTGATACACTGACTCCCTTTTGTAGTCAGTTACAGTATTTCACTTGACTTCTTTTTGTCTAAAGGAATGATTCCCATCCCTGGTCCTTGAGTCCTTCTGCCTTACACATGTAATGTTTTCCCTGGTCTAACACTCCCACATAGAATAGACTCAGAAAGGGCTTGTTCATTACTTAGAGCAGAGACAACAATAAATATGCAGGGCAGGGCATTCCTagtccaggaccagggctggaaAACACAGCTTTAAAGGACCCTGAATACATCAAGGTATTCATAATTATGGTTCTTGGACACAGTGGAACTTTATGGTGTTTGtttgcaatttattttaaacttcaCCAGAGTTAAGCTCAGCATTCATAATGTGGTGTCTTTGTGGTGTCTTTCTGTTGTCTTGTTCTTTGCTGTCTGTCGACACAGGCTCTGCCCCTCAGTTCTACAGTATGAACAGGCCTGTACCTAGACAGATCACACCCCCTGTTGGTGGCTCTCTGCCTTACCGCCGCCCGCCTTCTGTCAGCAGCCAGTCCGCTATGCCTGCCAGCCAGCAGAACGGAGGACCATATTACAACCAGGGCCAAGGTAGGGGGCTTCAGGTCTAAGGCAAACCATTCAGAGAACCCATACATGGCACTGTGCGCTCTCTGCTGGTCACCACAGTTGGCCCTTGATCGTGTGAAAAGCCTTAGATTCAGAAACATTTCCTCTTAACCTCTTCACTTATTCTCAGCCAAGCTATGTATACGATACAACATAGAATCTCGCTGTAGTTCTTTGGGTTGCGTGGACTGCAACTATCTGTATGATTGAGTTCTAATTATTTCATATGTTTGTCTGCACactaaaataattacatattcTATCTCCTGTCTTTCTTTGACCTTCACCTGTCCTTCATCTGCTTTGGTTCATCACCCACCACACTCTGGCCCTTGCTCTGTTTCACACACCTGCTCTGccttttgtctctgtctctttaatcCCTGTGTGGTGTGTGCTGAAGCCTCAGTGGCGCCCCCTCCCCCGTCCATCCTGCAGATTACTCCTCAGCTCCCTCTCACGGGCTTCGTGGCTCGAGTTCAGGAGACCAGTAAGTGGCTTTGAGCTTCACTGTTGTGCTGATCCTCTTAAACTCTCCAACAGTGCAGCATCTTTTTCTGCTTCCCAGAGATCAGAGTTGCTCCTCTGTCTgtcaaaaaaggaagaaaatatatatttgcttTATGGCTATCTGTTGACCCCAGGAGCACCTGTGTTGGTGTattgatttgttatttttgataTTGCTGTctgcatgtgtatctgtgtgcatTCTTAAAGCATGTGAGTGTACCCACAACAAATGCAGCTTTGTTGTCCTGCTGTTAGAAATACTCATGTACCTCCTGCATGGATAAGCTTGCAtggcatttctgtttttaaaaccCTTTCAGGCTTAACTTTTGGCCTCCAGTTCACAATTCTTCTCCTTCTCAGTTTCAGatgctcctcctccacctcctcctacGGAGGAGAGTATGTTTCAAGAAGTGcagcctcctcctccacctctgGAGGATTATGAAGAAGAGGAGTCCTCGGTGGTGGAGTACAGTGACCCATACGCTGAGGAAGACCCGCCTTGGGCTCCCTGTGCTTACTTAGAGAAAGGTATTTAGCTctgttactttttattttatacttaataggacagtgaaattaaatatttttgcttaaaCATCTTCAACTGGCATCAACTtagatttcagcattttttctgAAAACAAGCATGGCTAATATTACATACTCGAAAGAAAATCCAAGTGAAGAGTAGGTGtacatgaattaattaatacatttttttttttaattggaaacCATATAGATCTATTTAAAGACCTCGATGTTGATCACTATAATTAGGCACTTCTGTACAAAATACACTTTCTTCTCTCCTTCATTCATTGGCTCTTTTGCCACTTATATCTACAGTATAGGCGGTAACCTGTTCTCAGTAGTGATATTAAGGTATTCAAATATTCCAGCAATGCTACTTCACCTGATACACTTACACCAGTGCAACACTGACTACCATGTCAGGGTAGAcacctaataaactggccaTTGGGGGCATTTGTCTTACAGTTGATCATCTACAGGCCTATCTAGTTTATCATCCAAGTGCATTGAAAATAATGAACTCAAAGATTTTCTTCAGGATCTTGGAAGCTGACAGTTACTTACCAGTCCATAAATTAAATCATTCTGCCGCTTGTCCTATATGTACGTTCGTAAATAAAACATCTGTCTTGATGTCCTTgatgcccccccccccccccccccccccccccccaaacttATGGCAGTGGTGGCAATCTACGACTACGCACAAGACAAAGAAGACGAACTGTCATTCCAGGAAGGGGCAATCATCTACGTTATCAAGAAGAATGATGATGGTTGGTATGAAGGTGTCATGAATGGCACTACTGGACTCTTCCCTGGTAACTACGTGGAGTCCATCATGCACTACACAGAGTGAAGCTTGAACCAGTGCGGTCAGCACTAAAGCTAACACACATGGGTCTTCACACAGACAGCTGTTACAGCAGATGGGTTACATCAAATGTTCAGGCAGGAGTGAGAAGAGCAAACTTCAATGGTCGAGAAATTAAAATGAACCGTGTTGGCTTTCCACCACAGACCGAGGGGAAGAAATGCAATATTAGAgtataataaaatgtactaacaagaaaatcctgtTACTCTTATGTTTGGTGAAGGATTTGGAGCACAACCACTATTTTTTGTGTTTGACTAAGAAGAAAAGTTATGAAGTAGTTTTGCGATTGAAGATAAGATTCATATTCTGAAGATGGCAGTGGcttaaaaaaagtgaatatCCCTCTCTATTTTTACATTACTTGTATAATTTCATTCTCAACAGATGTCCTGGAAGTGTTACAAAGACCACAGGTTTACATAAGTTTTATGGAAAGCAGTTGAAAAAGGGAAAACACTACATCCATATTCTGCAGTAGAGCAGTTGGAAAATGTTCAGCAGAATGTTATAGCATAATCAGTGCAAAGGAAAGACAGGAGATATCTAGTTCATGCATATGGAAATTGCTTGAAACATGTGTATTAATGGATTTAATCCTTAGGCAGGAACTAGTTATCTAACCTCATATGTTGTTTAACTCCCTGAGCTGCCATTTGAAGTAACTAGATTTTAGGTAATATTCCAACCCAGGATACAGAG includes these proteins:
- the abi2a gene encoding abl interactor 2a isoform X2 — protein: MAELQMLLEEEIPAGRRALLDSFTNLERVAEYCESNYVQSPDKHRALEETKNYTTQSLASVAYLINTLANNVLQMLDIQASQLRRMESSINHISQTVDIHKEKVARREIGILTTNKNTSRTHKIIAPANPERPVRYIRKPIDYNVLDDIGHGVKVGNQSMKIGGLPRTTPPTQKPPSPPMPGKGTIGRHSPYRTLEPVRPPVVPNDYVPSPTRNMAPGQQQSPVRTASLNQRNRTYSGSSGGSHPSSRSSSRENSGSGSVGVPIAVPTPSPPNAFPAGATSCSSTSLNSTQPSAACSKSAPTQSLTSLSAPAELSPMFPPAAEAIAEPPSSSQPFTPAAASATSSASSSASSSSSSSSSTTPAPGSAPQFYSMNRPVPRQITPPVGGSLPYRRPPSVSSQSAMPASQQNGGPYYNQGQVSDAPPPPPPTEESMFQEVQPPPPPLEDYEEEESSVVEYSDPYAEEDPPWAPCAYLEKVVAIYDYAQDKEDELSFQEGAIIYVIKKNDDGWYEGVMNGTTGLFPGNYVESIMHYTE
- the abi2a gene encoding abl interactor 2a isoform X3, encoding MAELQMLLEEEIPAGRRALLDSFTNLERVAEYCESNYVQSPDKHRALEETKNYTTQSLASVAYLINTLANNVLQMLDIQASQLRRMESSINHISQTVDIHKEKVARREIGILTTNKNTSRTHKIIAPANPERPVRYIRKPIDYNVLDDIGHGVKVGNQSMKIGGLPRTTPPTQKPPSPPMPGKGTIGRHSPYRTLEPVRPPVVPNDYVPSPTRNMAPGQQQSPVRTASLNQRNRTYSGSSGGSHPSSRSSSRENSGSGSVGVPIAVPTPSPPNAFPGSAPQFYSMNRPVPRQITPPVGGSLPYRRPPSVSSQSAMPASQQNGGPYYNQGQASVAPPPPSILQITPQLPLTGFVARVQETISDAPPPPPPTEESMFQEVQPPPPPLEDYEEEESSVVEYSDPYAEEDPPWAPCAYLEKVVAIYDYAQDKEDELSFQEGAIIYVIKKNDDGWYEGVMNGTTGLFPGNYVESIMHYTE
- the abi2a gene encoding abl interactor 2a isoform X1, with amino-acid sequence MAELQMLLEEEIPAGRRALLDSFTNLERVAEYCESNYVQSPDKHRALEETKNYTTQSLASVAYLINTLANNVLQMLDIQASQLRRMESSINHISQTVDIHKEKVARREIGILTTNKNTSRTHKIIAPANPERPVRYIRKPIDYNVLDDIGHGVKVGNQSMKIGGLPRTTPPTQKPPSPPMPGKGTIGRHSPYRTLEPVRPPVVPNDYVPSPTRNMAPGQQQSPVRTASLNQRNRTYSGSSGGSHPSSRSSSRENSGSGSVGVPIAVPTPSPPNAFPAGATSCSSTSLNSTQPSAACSKSAPTQSLTSLSAPAELSPMFPPAAEAIAEPPSSSQPFTPAAASATSSASSSASSSSSSSSSTTPAPGSAPQFYSMNRPVPRQITPPVGGSLPYRRPPSVSSQSAMPASQQNGGPYYNQGQASVAPPPPSILQITPQLPLTGFVARVQETISDAPPPPPPTEESMFQEVQPPPPPLEDYEEEESSVVEYSDPYAEEDPPWAPCAYLEKVVAIYDYAQDKEDELSFQEGAIIYVIKKNDDGWYEGVMNGTTGLFPGNYVESIMHYTE
- the abi2a gene encoding abl interactor 2a isoform X4: MAELQMLLEEEIPAGRRALLDSFTNLERVAEYCESNYVQSPDKHRALEETKNYTTQSLASVAYLINTLANNVLQMLDIQASQLRRMESSINHISQTVDIHKEKVARREIGILTTNKNTSRTHKIIAPANPERPVRYIRKPIDYNVLDDIGHGVKVGNQSMKIGGLPRTTPPTQKPPSPPMPGKGTIGRHSPYRTLEPVRPPVVPNDYVPSPTRNMAPGQQQSPVRTASLNQRNRTYSGSSGGSHPSSRSSSRENSGSGSVGVPIAVPTPSPPNAFPGSAPQFYSMNRPVPRQITPPVGGSLPYRRPPSVSSQSAMPASQQNGGPYYNQGQVSDAPPPPPPTEESMFQEVQPPPPPLEDYEEEESSVVEYSDPYAEEDPPWAPCAYLEKVVAIYDYAQDKEDELSFQEGAIIYVIKKNDDGWYEGVMNGTTGLFPGNYVESIMHYTE
- the abi2a gene encoding abl interactor 2a isoform X5, which produces MAELQMLLEEEIPAGRRALLDSFTNLERVAEYCESNYVQSPDKHRALEETKNYTTQSLASVAYLINTLANNVLQMLDIQASQLRRMESSINHISQTVDIHKEKVARREIGILTTNKNTSRTHKIIAPANPERPVRYIRKPIDYNVLDDIGHGVKVGNQSMKIGGLPRTTPPTQKPPSPPMPGKGTIGRHSPYRTLEPVRPPVVPNDYVPSPTRNMAPGQQQSPVRTASLNQRNRTYSGSSGGSHPSSRSSSRENSGSGSVGVPIAVPTPSPPNAFPVSDAPPPPPPTEESMFQEVQPPPPPLEDYEEEESSVVEYSDPYAEEDPPWAPCAYLEKVVAIYDYAQDKEDELSFQEGAIIYVIKKNDDGWYEGVMNGTTGLFPGNYVESIMHYTE